One window of Cydia pomonella isolate Wapato2018A chromosome 5, ilCydPomo1, whole genome shotgun sequence genomic DNA carries:
- the LOC133518289 gene encoding uncharacterized protein LOC133518289 — protein MNSTIGNLPVFEVGNDWKVFKERLSIWLSANAIIKTETGVDRQRAVLLSALNESAYKLVRELISPKTLEELSYEEIVEEVDKHLLPKKSLFAERHNFHRAIQQSDEDLTQWAARVRQLASDCKFGSVLDSMLRDRFVLGMQAGPVRDRLFTEDADTLTLTRALEIAVSLHSARTAARQSAAPSNSNQLTESVEVYKVSRGSSSNSGVECEVCGYSNHTVDKCRFKGYKCKSCGNKGHLKRMCKRRKRVNMLHSIDESNDDDVFAGEIL, from the exons ATGAATTCGACGATCGGAAATTTACCTGTTTTTGAAGTCGGCAATGACTGGAAGGTGTTTAAGGAAAGATTAAGCATCTGGCTCAGTGCAAACGcaataattaaaacagaaacGGGGGTCGATCGTCAACGCGCCGTGTTGCTAAGTGCACTCAACGAGTCCGCGTATAAATTGGTACGCGAACTAATTTCACCGAAGACGCTGGAAGAGCTGTCTTATGAAGAAATTGTGGAAGAGGTGGACAAACATTTGTTGCCAAAAAAGTCGCTTTTTGCAGAAAGACACAATTTCCACAGGGCCATTCAACAAAGTGACGAAGATTTAACTCAGTGGGCTGCAAGAGTTCGTCAGTTAGCATCCGATTGCAAATTTGGTTCGGTATTGGATAGCATGCTGCGCGACCGGTTCGTATTGGGCATGCAGGCGGGACCCGTGCGGGACCGATTGTTCACAGAAGACGCAGATACCCTCACGCTAACACGAGCGCTAGAAATCGCAGTATCGTTGCACAGCGCGAGGACCGCCGCGCGCCAGTCGGCCGCGCCTAGCAACAGCAATCAGCTGACGGAGTCGGTCGAGGTCTATAAAGTATCAAGAGGTTCATCGTCTAATAGTGGTGTGGAATGTGAAGTGTGCGGGTACAGTAATCATACGGTCGATAAGTGTCGGTTCAAAGGTTACAAGTGCAAAAGCTGTGGCAACAAAGGCCACCTAAAACGTATGTGCAAGCGTAGGAAACGTGTAAATATGCTGCATTCAATCGATGAGAGTAACGATGATGATG TATTTGCAGGCGAAATATTATAA